A genome region from Eremothecium cymbalariae DBVPG#7215 chromosome 4, complete sequence includes the following:
- the NCP1 gene encoding NADPH--hemoprotein reductase (similar to Ashbya gossypii AAL121C), whose product MAIKFDKIDFAVICALALAVATYLKLDKLKELFSTDDSLVAVHSDSRDIVEVLTENNKDYLVIYASQTGTGEDYAKKFAKELSSKFSLKVMCVDVENYDFDNLNSLPDNVIISIFVSTYGEGDLPDAAIQFEEWLQSLNPGDLDNVKYTLFGLGNSTYEFYNGAAKKTDKLLQEASATLVGTFGLADDGAATTDEDFLAWKDSIFEELKDVLALDEREVGFESSYEYTVLPKDSVDTASLGEPISAYLPGRALSFNDSGKQLGPFDSTHPFVAPITTTKELLKSGDRNCVHAEFDISGSNMKYSTGDHLAVWPSNSDEKVEKFLSTFDLDPDTVFNLKPKDNTIKEPFPVPTTIGSAVRYYLEISGPISRQVFGSLLQYVTDPDVKEKLLVISKDKNKFAKEISSKYFDLTDALLYLSNGQKWSFVPWEFLAETIPHLQPRYYSISSSSSSEKQTIHITAVVENFPNPTDHTLGQVTGVATNLLRHIHLSKTQQDVSDAKLPVHYNLSGPRNLYHNYKLPVHVRRSTFRLPSNPATPVIMIGPGTGVAPFRGFIRERVKFISNNENIKLGKHLLFYGCRDENDFLYQEEWPNYAKVLGDCFELIVAYSRIPSQKKTYVQHRLLEREKEVLDLINQGAFIYVCGDAKGMSQDVHKSLADILQRGKGITEEDAAEILKLFKTSGKYQEDVW is encoded by the coding sequence ATGGCGATCAAGTTTGATAAGATAGATTTTGCTGTTATTTGTGCGTTAGCTTTGGCTGTTGCCacatatttgaagttgGACAAGTTGAAGGAATTATTTTCTACAGATGACTCGTTAGTTGCGGTACACTCAGATTCACGAGACATTGTGGAGGTGTTAACTGAGAACAATAAGGATTATTTAGTAATCTATGCATCTCAGACTGGAACTGGTGAAGATTATGCCAAAAAGTTTGCTAAGGagctttcttcaaaattttcctTGAAAGTTATGTGTGTTGATGTGGAAAACTatgattttgataatttgaaCTCGTTGCCAGATAATGTGAttatttcaatatttgtttcCACCTATGGAGAAGGGGATTTACCTGATGCTGCAATAcagtttgaagaatggTTGCAATCATTGAATCCAGGTGACTTAGATAATGTGAAATACACACTTTTTGGTTTGGGAAACTCAACCTATGAATTCTACAACGGTGCAGCCAAAAAGACGGACAAACTTCTCCAGGAAGCTTCTGCAACTTTGGTAGGTACTTTTGGGTTAGCTGATGATGGTGCTGCAACGACAGATGAGGACTTTTTGGCTTGGAAGGATAGTATATTTGAGGAATTAAAGGATGTATTGGCTTTAGATGAAAGAGAAGTTGGTTTTGAGTCAAGTTACGAGTACACTGTTTTACCCAAGGATTCTGTTGATACGGCTTCTTTAGGTGAGCCTATATCTGCATACCTCCCAGGGAGAGCTCTATCGTTCAACGACAGTGGAAAGCAGCTGGGCCCATTCGACTCAACTCATCCGTTCGTGGCTCCAATTACTACAACTAAGGAGTTACTCAAATCTGGTGATCGTAACTGTGTCCATGCTGAATTTGATATCTCTGGAAGCAATATGAAATATTCTACTGGTGACCATCTAGCCGTATGGCCATCTAACTCTGATGAAAAGGTCGAGAAATTTCTATCAACATTTGATCTTGATCCAGACACTGTATTCAACTTGAAACCAAAAGATAACACTATTAAAGAACCATTTCCAGTGCCAACTACAATTGGTTCGGCGGTTAGATACTATTTGGAAATTTCAGGTCCCATTTCGAGACAAGTATTTGGCTCGTTGTTACAGTATGTCACCGATCCTGATGTGAAAGAAAAGTTGCTAGTTATATCCAAggataaaaataaattcgCTAAGGAaatttcttccaaatattttgatctTACTGATGCATTGCTTTACTTATCAAATGGGCAGAAGTGGTCTTTTGTTCCATGGGAATTTTTAGCGGAAACTATCCCTCATTTACAACCTCgttattattcaatatcttcctcttcttcttctgaaaaGCAGACCATTCATATAACAGCagttgttgaaaatttCCCAAACCCCACAGATCACACACTGGGGCAAGTTACAGGTGTTGCTACTAATTTGTTAAGGCATATTCACTTATCCAAGACTCAACAAGATGTTTCAGATGCGAAGTTACCAGTTCATTACAATTTATCTGGCCCACGTAACCTATACCATAACTACAAACTTCCTGTCCATGTTCGCCGTTCCACATTTAGGTTACCGTCAAACCCTGCTACTCCAGTAATAATGATTGGCCCGGGAACTGGTGTTGCACCATTCCGTGGGTTTATCCGTGAACGTGTCAAGTTCATCTCTAacaatgaaaatattaaacTAGGCAAACATTTGTTGTTCTATGGCTGTCGGGATGAAAATGACTTTTTGTATCAGGAAGAGTGGCCCAACTATGCCAAAGTATTGGGAGATTGTTTTGAATTGATTGTGGCATATTCTAGGATACCTTCCCAGAAGAAGACCTATGTTCAACATCGCCTATTAGAAAGGGAAAAAGAAGTTCTAGATTTGATTAATCAAGGAGCCTTTATTTACGTTTGTGGTGACGCTAAAGGTATGTCACAAGATGTACACAAATCACTTGCGGACATCTTGCAAAGAGGTAAAGGTATAACAGAGGAGGATGCTGCTGAAATcttaaaattatttaaaacCAGCGGCAAGTACCAGGAAGATGTGTGGTAG
- the NSE3 gene encoding Smc5-Smc6 complex subunit NSE3 (similar to Ashbya gossypii AAL120C), which produces MDGHIADESDSQLSPIVSGMVRFVLSQAESQIRSTIISKTRFTNAIRDIAAAENISNIKYANVFDEVNVVLQDIYGFRLVGTPSRKNNINKNVKIAEAEDEFNSSETNPIADLKFRGDRLMLINDIPLPSKHAQSMIDQTSFLYRERIIDSQYAPGIESAQTLVSQLSTDQLLVLQGIMSIVICMVIFSKNNCLEQELFTNLSKFGIPTGGYPIPIINMKIQEVLNHMVKLEYIQRVTSTISDGATPNGQETIFYSIDRRTQIEFPQEALVAMCQKLLAVDETQLNSLCESIKLSIGDSYRP; this is translated from the coding sequence ATGGACGGTCATATTGCAGATGAGTCTGATAGCCAACTGAGCCCTATAGTTTCTGGAATGGTCCGTTTTGTTCTTTCGCAGGCGGAATCGCAAATTCGTTCGACAATAATTAGCAAAACTCGATTCACCAATGCTATTCGTGACATTGCAGCAgctgaaaatatatcaaatatcaaGTATGCCAAtgtatttgatgaagttaATGTCGTATTGCAAGATATTTATGGCTTCAGGCTAGTTGGGACTCCTTCAAGaaagaataatatcaaCAAGAATGTTAAAAtagcagaagcagaagatgaattcaaCAGCAGTGAGACCAACCCTATAGCAGATCTAAAATTCAGGGGCGACAGGCTAATGTTAATAAACGATATACCGCTACCATCAAAACACGCTCAATCCATGATAGACCAAACATCCTTTCTATATCGTGAACGTATCATCGATTCCCAATATGCTCCCGGAATAGAAAGTGCTCAGACGCTTGTGAGCCAACTGTCAACTGACCAGCTTCTAGTACTCCAAGGGATCATGTCGATCGTAATATGCATGGTGATTTTCTCTAAAAATAATTGCTTAGAGCAGGAACTTTTCACCAATCTATCAAAATTTGGCATACCCACTGGCGGCTATCCTATCCCAATAATTAACATGAAGATACAAGAAGTCTTAAATCATATGGTTAAACTAGAATATATCCAGCGAGTGACTTCAACTATCTCTGATGGTGCTACTCCCAACGGCCAGGAAACCATATTCTATAGCATCGACAGGCGTACTCAGATCGAATTTCCTCAAGAAGCACTGGTCGCTATGTGCCAGAAACTGCTGGCAGTTGATGAAACCCAGTTAAATTCACTATGCGAATCAATTAAGCTATCTATTGGGGATTCATACCGTCCTTGA